The following is a genomic window from Methanoculleus thermophilus.
CGACGAGATCGTGAAGTGTCTTGAGGATCTCCTTACCTACCGCCATGGATTCTCATACTGATCTCTCGCCGATAGAGCATATTGGTGCCGGTGGTGACACCGGGAGGATTCACGCAGCCCGATAGAAGGTCCCTTTCCCTTCCCGCACGGGCTCGACCAAACCTTCCCCGGTATCTATGGCATCTCTCGACGACGCCCGGCCGGGAGACGCCGCATCGATCACCTCTCCGCCAAGCATCGACGCGATCTGCTCAAGTTTTCCAGGGTTTGCCGGCCTGACCCAGATCTCGGTGCCCGGCCTATCAAGGGTGTTGATCTGGACGCGGTCGGGGTTGATCGCCGCGACGGCGTCCTTGAGAAGCCGGAGTTCCTCTGGGGTGTCGTTGAGGCCCGGGACAATGAAGACCTCAAGCCAGATCTGACCGGTGAACTCCCGGGCAAATGCCGTAATCCCTGCAAGCACCCGTTCTGCGGTGATGCCCGGGCATGGCCGGTTGATCTCTTCAAAGACCTCTTTTGAGACCGCATCAAGCGACGGTACCACGAGGTCTGCCCGCATGAGGGCAGCCCGGACCTCCGGATCAGGAAGGAGCATGCTCCCCGTCAGCACCGCGACCTGGTAATGGGGGTAGTTGTCTTTGATGAAGGCAATAATCCTCTCGATGCCGGTATGGAGCGTCGGCTCCCCCGAGCCGGCAAACGTGACATAGTCAAGATCCGGTGCCGTCGCGAGAAAATCATCGAGTTCCGCAATGACCTGGTCGGCTGGGACGTATTCGCGCCGCTCGCAGGTGAGGTTGAGCGTCCGCCCGCACTCACAGTAGATGCAGTCGTAGGCGCAAGTCTTCTGCGGCATCAGGTCGACCCCGAGCGAGGTACCCAGGCGTCGGGAGAGAACCGGGCCGAAAAGGTGGTGATATCCCATATCCGGGGTATAGTCTAGCGTGAGGAGGTATGAGGATTCCCTTTGCGGCACTAAAGTGGTCGATGGAAGTGAGGCCGCCCGGTTGATGCCGCTCGGGCGGTCAGGAATACCGGCCCGATTGCTGACAGAAAAGACCCGGTAGACAATCGCGTCGATAAACTCATCGTACGCCTGCGCGGTCGAGGATTGTTACGATACTGCCAGAGAGGCGAAGCTCTCGTCGATGGCTTCGGCATTGGATTCGATGTAGGAAATGATCTAGCCTTTGATCTCTCAGGTAGATTCGAGACAAGAACTTCTGAAGCCATCAGCCATAGTTTATCGGTACAGAGTGCCGAAAGTGCCTCATGACACGACGCGCGAAGGTGCTTATTCCGAATGTATATAATGTTTCGGCCGGGAACATTCTGTATGTTCGGTGTCTCCACCTACTGCCTTCACCAGGAGCCGCTCGCAGTAGCACTCGAAAGACTTTCTCCGATAACCGACTGCGTGGAGGTGATGGACGAAGGGCTGCACCACCTCGAGAGCGTAGAGCCGCTGGAGAGTTACTCGTACCTCTACTTCATCCACGCGCCGGCCCGAGGGATCAACATTGCAAGCATCCATGAGCCCATCCGGCGGGCGAGCATCGAGGTCCTGACGCAGACATTCACTCTCGCTGCGGAAGTCGGGGCAGACGTGGTAATCCACCCGGGCTATTACGCGTGGATCCAGGAGCGGGATCATGCACTGGGGATGTTCAAGCAATCGCTCAAAGAGCTGACGGCGGCAGCCGAAGACCTCTCAGTGACGTTCTTTGTGGAGAATATGGGCAACTGGGAATATTTCTTCCTGCGCTCCTGCGAGGATCTGCCGCTCATCGATGGGATCGGGTTTGCGCTCGACGTCGGCCACGCCAACTTGAACGGGTGCCTGGACTGCTTCCTCGCACACCCTACGGCGCACTACCACCTGCACGACAACAATGGCGATGATGACACGCACTCTCCTATAGGGACCGGGACGATCGACTTTGTGGCTGTGATGGAGGCCGTGCAGAGGAACAACGTCATCCCCATTATTGAGGTGGAGACCCTTGATGGAGTGACCGCCAGCATCACCGCACTGGAAGCGATCGATCCTGCGGTGTCGGGTACATAGTTCTGTTCTGACCCGGTACCTCCACCTTTCACCCTGGATCGGCCGTAACCTTTTATAAGGAAAAACTCCAACATAATTGGTGCTTCGTGCCTCGGTGGCTCAGTCGGTAGAGCGCGTCCTTGGTAAGGACGAGGTCGCGGGTTCGATTCCCGCCCGAGGCTTGGGAGCCCGAGTTCTTAATCTCTTCTCGAAAATTAATCCGTAGCGTCAGCACTTCAGTGCTGGATGGCGCGATCCCTCCTGAGTTCATCAGAAATGCGGCACGGTGCTGGGTTTGTAACTCCTCAGATGCAGAGTATATAGAGGGGTTCGAAGAGTGCAGGGCGATCTTCTCTTCGATCCCGGCGGGCCGCCATCACGATCGATCTTGACCATGCCGTACCGGACGCTTATGTCGGCCCCCAACTCCTGTGCATATCGCGAGCATTAAGGCACTCTCCCGACAAACCAATCTGGCACTGATGGCACCTGTACAAGACGGCGACACCCTCCTCCTGCACTTCACCAGCACACGTCCCGACGGCGAGATATTCGAGGACTCCCGGTCGGGCGAGCCGATTCGGGTAACCCTTGGAGCAAAGCAGATCAATCCCCTCTTTGAAGAGGCATTGATTGGAAGAGAGCCCGGCGAGACGGTGACGGTGGTGCTGCCCCCGGAGAAGGCATATGGGAAGTTTCATAGAAAACTCGTCGTCACGGTAAAGCGAAAGAAACTGAACCTCGACCACGAGCCGGTCCCCGGCGAATTCCTCAAACTCGAGGTCATGGGCAGACCCTGCCTGGTGACCGTCGTCGACGTGGACGAAAAATCGATCACCGTCGACGCCAACCACCCACTTGCAGGTGAGACGATCACCTACACGATCACGGTCGTGGCGATCCTCCCCCGGGAGGGTTGAGCCCTCGAGAGACCGCAAGCCCCGTCCGGTGAATGCGGGCGATGCCCCGCCGCGCCCGCCGGACGTTACGTCAAAGAGTCGTATAAACACTGTATTTTTGGTTTTCAACCGGGTCTGCTCCAGCGGGTATTTATCCGGTCCATAAAAACCTCTTCTCATGAGAATAGGCTCATCCGGAGACGGGGGATCGCCTTGGGCACAGGCGATCATCGGTTTACTTCTGCTGCTGGTCGTCGTGTCTATCCCCATTGCACTCTCAGGCCCCTTCTCCCCGGGTCCCGAACCGGTGCACGTCAAGTTCCTCGCGGTCAACGACTTCCACGGACAGTTCCCCGACGGGCAGAAACTCGACGGCGAACCTGCCGGGAGCGCGCCGGTGCTTGCGTCATACCTCAAAGGCGCGATGGCGGATGCCGATGATGCGACCACGTTCATCGTGTTCCCCGGAGACGTCGTCGGCGCGTCGCCGCCGGAGTCTGGGCTGCTGCTGGACGAACCCACGCTCCTCTTCTTCAACAGTTTTGCGGACGACTGCTCGAAGATGGTCGCAACCTTTGGGAACCACGAGTTCGACCGGGGCGTCGACGAACTGTTGCGGATTGTCCACGGCGGGAACGGTACGACGACAGTCACCCGCCTTGTGGACCCTTACCCGGGCGCGGTAGCGGAGTATGTCTGCTCGAACGTGGTCTGGAGGGAGAACGGCACCCTCCTTGCGGCACCCTACACGATCCTGGATGCAGGAGGTGCAAAGATCGCGTTCATCGGTGCCACCACAACAAAGACTCCCTCGATCCAGCGCCCGGTCTACGTCGAAGACCTCGTCTTTCAAGACGAGACCGAGTCGATCAACCGCTACGTCCCGGAGATCCAGCAACAGGGGGTGCATGCGGTCGTCGTCCTCCTCCACGAGGGCGGCGAGCAAGACCCCTACGACGGTCCTACCAGGGATGGGGGCAACGTGACGGGCAGGGTTGCCGAGATCGTCGCCGGCCTTGACCCTGACGTGGATCTCGTCCTCTCGGGCCACACCCACAAATTCACCAACGCCTACCTGGAGAATGCCGGCGGAAACCCGGTGCTGGTGACGCAGGCATACAGTTACGGCAGGGCGTTTGCCGACGTCGACCTCGTCATCGATCCCCTCACCGGGGAGGTCTCCCATGCATCGGCAGAGATCGTCCCGGCATACAAAGCCCGTGTCACCCCCGATCCGGAGGCCGTGTCGCTACTCCGGATGAGCGAAGAGGCCGTCGGGCCGCTGACGAACCGGGTCGTCGTGGTTGCTTCGGCGGAGATCACGCGGCTGGAGACCGACGCCGGCGAATCCGCGCTCGGCAACCTCGTCGCCGACAGCCAGCGGGCGGCTATGGGCGCCGATATCGCGTTCATCACCACCGGTTCGCTCCGGGCCGATATAGAAGAGGGCAACGTCACATGGGGAGACCTTTATGCAGTCCAACCCTTCTCTTCGACCGTCCTATCAATGACCCTGACGGGCGAACAGGTCCTCGAGGCGCTGGAACGGCAGTGGGAGACCCCGCTGCCGCCCCACAACCTCGCCGTCTCCGGGCTGTCGTATGCTTTCGATGAAAGCAAGCCCGTCGGCAGCAGGGTCACCGAGGTCCGGGTGGACGGCGTCGTGCTCGACCCGAACGCAGAATACACAGTCGCGATGGTCGATTTCCTCGCGACCGGCGGCGATGGATATACCATCTTTACGGAAGGGAAGAATGTGGTCTATGGCCCGCTCGATCGCGATGCACTGGTCGCCTACATGGAATCTCTCCCGGGGCCGGTGGATGTGAAGGTGGAAGGAAGGATTACAAAGGTCGCGTGAATTTGCGGTCTCTCCGTTTTTTCAGCCGAATGGCTGTATGAGTAACTACCTGGGTCCGGGGCTCGACGCTGCTCTCCCGGCAGCAACCTTCATAATCCAGCACGAGCGATAGGCGCCGCTGTCCGGAGTTGTTGTCATGAAGATACTTGGTATCAATGGGAGTCCCCGGGGCGAAAGGAGCGCCACGTTGCGGCTCATCGCCGCGGTCCTCGAAGGTGCAAAGGAGGAAGGGGCAGAGATCGATCTCGTAAACATCATTGACCTCGATATCAAATTCCGGAACGCCTGCAGCGCCTGTTTCCAGGAGGGCAGGTGCGTCGAGGATGACGATTTTCCGGGGCTGTACGAGAAGATCAAGGGTGCCGATGGGCTTGTGCTCGGGTCTCCTGTGTATATCGACCAGATCACCGGCCAGATGAAGCTGCTCATCGATCGCATGGCCGATGGAATCCAGTGCCAGGTGCTCTCGGGGAAGTACGGATGCTCGGTCTCCACCTCAGGCGACCACGCCGAGCAGGAGGTTGTTAAGTACCTGAACCACTTCCTCCAGATGCTCGGTGCGACGCCGATCGGCGGTTTGGGAGTTGCAACCGGGAAGGATCCGGATGCCCTGATCCGGTCGGAAGAGGATGCGCGCAAACTCGGAAAGACGCTTGCCGAGGCAATACGGACCCGGCGGCAGTACCCGGAGATCGCAGCGTTCCACGAGCGGTTCCAGAAGAAATTCGAAGCGGTCATCACCGGCGAAAAACCCGAGTGGCCGGGTGATTACAAGCACTGGGTCGATCAGGTCTGGGTCTGGTAAAACCCGCACTCACCCAGACTCCCGCGCACCCCGGATCAGCCCGGGGAAATTCGGCCGCCGTCCCCAACTCCGTCGTCCCCAGGGGCACCCCGGCCGCGCCGTTCACCGGAGGAGAGAACGCGACCGTCTGGGTACCACTTCGGCGCCGGGCGTGAAGGCGCTCGTGACGGGAATGAGTGGATGGATCCCCTGGTACAAAGAGCATGAGCGTGCCAAGCGTAAGAGGACTATCGTAA
Proteins encoded in this region:
- a CDS encoding FKBP-type peptidyl-prolyl cis-trans isomerase, whose protein sequence is MAPVQDGDTLLLHFTSTRPDGEIFEDSRSGEPIRVTLGAKQINPLFEEALIGREPGETVTVVLPPEKAYGKFHRKLVVTVKRKKLNLDHEPVPGEFLKLEVMGRPCLVTVVDVDEKSITVDANHPLAGETITYTITVVAILPREG
- a CDS encoding flavodoxin family protein; the encoded protein is MKILGINGSPRGERSATLRLIAAVLEGAKEEGAEIDLVNIIDLDIKFRNACSACFQEGRCVEDDDFPGLYEKIKGADGLVLGSPVYIDQITGQMKLLIDRMADGIQCQVLSGKYGCSVSTSGDHAEQEVVKYLNHFLQMLGATPIGGLGVATGKDPDALIRSEEDARKLGKTLAEAIRTRRQYPEIAAFHERFQKKFEAVITGEKPEWPGDYKHWVDQVWVW
- a CDS encoding radical SAM protein, which codes for MGYHHLFGPVLSRRLGTSLGVDLMPQKTCAYDCIYCECGRTLNLTCERREYVPADQVIAELDDFLATAPDLDYVTFAGSGEPTLHTGIERIIAFIKDNYPHYQVAVLTGSMLLPDPEVRAALMRADLVVPSLDAVSKEVFEEINRPCPGITAERVLAGITAFAREFTGQIWLEVFIVPGLNDTPEELRLLKDAVAAINPDRVQINTLDRPGTEIWVRPANPGKLEQIASMLGGEVIDAASPGRASSRDAIDTGEGLVEPVREGKGTFYRAA
- a CDS encoding sugar phosphate isomerase/epimerase family protein, yielding MFGVSTYCLHQEPLAVALERLSPITDCVEVMDEGLHHLESVEPLESYSYLYFIHAPARGINIASIHEPIRRASIEVLTQTFTLAAEVGADVVIHPGYYAWIQERDHALGMFKQSLKELTAAAEDLSVTFFVENMGNWEYFFLRSCEDLPLIDGIGFALDVGHANLNGCLDCFLAHPTAHYHLHDNNGDDDTHSPIGTGTIDFVAVMEAVQRNNVIPIIEVETLDGVTASITALEAIDPAVSGT
- a CDS encoding bifunctional metallophosphatase/5'-nucleotidase, whose translation is MRIGSSGDGGSPWAQAIIGLLLLLVVVSIPIALSGPFSPGPEPVHVKFLAVNDFHGQFPDGQKLDGEPAGSAPVLASYLKGAMADADDATTFIVFPGDVVGASPPESGLLLDEPTLLFFNSFADDCSKMVATFGNHEFDRGVDELLRIVHGGNGTTTVTRLVDPYPGAVAEYVCSNVVWRENGTLLAAPYTILDAGGAKIAFIGATTTKTPSIQRPVYVEDLVFQDETESINRYVPEIQQQGVHAVVVLLHEGGEQDPYDGPTRDGGNVTGRVAEIVAGLDPDVDLVLSGHTHKFTNAYLENAGGNPVLVTQAYSYGRAFADVDLVIDPLTGEVSHASAEIVPAYKARVTPDPEAVSLLRMSEEAVGPLTNRVVVVASAEITRLETDAGESALGNLVADSQRAAMGADIAFITTGSLRADIEEGNVTWGDLYAVQPFSSTVLSMTLTGEQVLEALERQWETPLPPHNLAVSGLSYAFDESKPVGSRVTEVRVDGVVLDPNAEYTVAMVDFLATGGDGYTIFTEGKNVVYGPLDRDALVAYMESLPGPVDVKVEGRITKVA